AAGCATTCCTGGGTGGTGCGGGATCCAGCGGATCTTGCGTCCATCGTTGCCCAGGCTTTTTTGATCGCGGCCAGTGGGCGTCCGGGCCCTGTGCTGATCGACATCCCGAAGGATGTCGGCCAGGAGATGTTCGACTATGTGCCGGTCGAGCCCGGGTCGATCGTTCCTCAAGGCTTCCGCAAGCCCCAGCCGCCCCGGGATGAGCCGATCCTGTCGGCGCTTGAACTGATTGCCGAGGCGGAGTGTCCCCTGCTCTACGTGGGTGGTGGAGCGATTTCTGCCAGCGCCCATGACAGCCTCCGCGTGATCGCTGAGCGCTTCCAGATCCCCGTGACCAGCACCTTGATGGGGAAGGGTGCCTTCGATGAAAACGATCCCTTGTCGGTGGGCATGCTCGGCATGCACGGAACGGCCTATGCCAACTTCGCCGTTACCGAATGCGATCTGCTGATTGCCGTCGGCGCTCGCTTTGACGATCGGGTCACCGGCAAGCTCGACACCTTTGCCCCCCGGGCACGGGTGGTCCATTTTGAGATTGATCCGGCCGAAATTGGCAAGACGCGTCGCCCTGACGTTGCGGTGCTGGGTGATCTGGGCCTGAGTGTGGCGCGTTTGGTGGAGCTGAGCCTGCAACGCGAGGTGCAACCACGCACCGCTCCTTGGCTGAAGCGCATCGCCGAGTGGAAACAGACCTACCCCCTCACCGTTCCTCCCTCAGAGGGCGCCTTGTACCCCCAGGAGGTTCTGCTGGCCGTTCGCGATCTGGCACCGAACGCGATCGTCACCACCGATGTGGGGCAGCATCAGATGTGGGCCGCTCAGTACCTGCGCAATGGTCCTCGCGGCTGGATCAGCAGCGCTGGTCTTGGCACCATGGGCTACGGCATGCCCGCTGCGATGGGCGCTCAGGTGGCCTGCCCCGACCGTCAGGTGGTGTGCATTGCCGGTGATGCCAGCATCCTGATGAACATTCAGGAACTGGGAACCCTGGCGGCCTACAACCTCCCGGTGAAGGTGGTGATCGTCAACAACCATTGGCAGGGAATGGTGCGCCAGTGGCAGGAGAGCTTCTACGAGGAGCGCTACTCCGCTTCCGACATGCTCAATGGCATGCCGGACTTCGTGGCTCTCGCTCGCTCCTTCGGTGTTGACGGCGTGCATATCCGCGAGCGGCAGTCGCTGCGCGGGGATCTGGAGGCGGCGCTAAACGCCCCCGGCCCGATGCTCATTGATGTGCACGTTCGCCGTGGTGAAAACTGCTACCCGATGGTGCCCCCCGGCAAAAGCAATGCTGAAATGGTGGGCCTTCCGGCTCCCATGCCGAGTCTCAACACCACGACCCCTTGATTCGTTTCGTCTTAACCGGTTTGCTGTTGCTGCTTTGTGCGGCACCGGTTCAGGCTGCTGAGGTGCTTCAGGTGCGCAACAGTTCCCTGCTTCAGGTGGGTGATCGCAACCGCACCTACACCGTTGTGCTGGCCTGCGCCGCAGTTGATGCGAGCCGGGAAGCCGAGGCGACGGCATGGCTTCGTCAGGAGCTGCCCCGCCGGCGCAGGGTCAATCTTCGCCCGATCGGCTCCAGCGAGGGCCAGCTGAAGGCTCGGGTGACGCCCATCGGCGCGGAGCGTGACCTCAGCACCGGCTTGATTGCCGCTGGTTTGGCCAGCGACAGCTGTGGCGCCAATGGCTGATAACCGAGTCGCCCGGGGCATTGTGTTGGTGCCTTGCCTGCTTCTTGGGGGTGCCTTCCTGGCAACGGCCGCCTGGGGGCAGGGTGCTGCTGCTGAAAATCGCACGCTCGCCATCGGGATTGGTGCTGGCTTGCTCTTGGCCGGTTGGTTGTCCCAATTGGGTGGCGCGTCTGAGGGCTCTGTGACAAAACCAGACGAGTCCGACTCCAATCCCTAACTTGCGTGGATCGGGTTGCTTCCCTCCGATCCCATGTCGAAGCCTGAGTGGCGCCGCTGGCCTTGGCTGTCGTGGTGTGTGGTCGCAGCAACGCTGATTGGCTGCCAATCCATCGTGGCCAGTGGTCTCAATCGCCCGCGTTTGGCGGTGCTGCTGCCGATGGGGCACCGCGATGCGCACGTGCGGCAAGACTTCCTCCAGGGCTTTCGTCTCGGTCAGTCTTCGGTTGAGGCCTGCGGTGAGTCCTTCCCGCTGGTGGCGTGGCATGGGCTCAACTCCGGCGAGGAACCTGATGCGCAGTTGATGCCCTCCCGCGAGCTCAAGCTGCTGGTGGCTCCCCCCTCTGCGGACCTGCGGGCCTTTGCCGCTTTGGCGGTTGAGCGTGACCTCACTGTGTTGTTGCCCTTTCAGCGCGGCCAGTCCTTGGACACCTTGCGTGGTCTCGAAGGCCGTTCACGGCTCTGGCCAATCGTTCCCTCGCACCAGGAGGATCTCAAGGCGATGGTGGCCGCGGCGATGAAAGCCGGTTGGGGACGAGCCATGGTGGTTGAAGACCCTGCCGCCCTGGAATCCACCAGCTCCAACGCTTTCGTTGAGCTGTTTCAGGCTGCGGGCGGCATTGTTGAAAGCTATGAAGCGGAGCCAGTGCAGCGGGTTGACCCCAGCAACGGACGGCGTCTTCAGCGGTTTAAGGACGACATGTCCTGGTCGTGGACGCCCACTGTTGTGGTGGCCGATGCTCCGGATGGACCTTTGTCCCAACAGCTGCGAGCGGAGCAGCAGCAGGGCCGCTTTGGTGGTGGTGCACCGCGAACACCCAACTGGATCTGGCTGAGTGAGGCTGAAGGGCTGCAGGATGCTCCCGAGGTTCCGTGGCAACAGCTCGGCCTCCAGCATCCAGCCCGTGGTGAGGCCTGGCCGGACTTCCAGGAAACCTTCCAGCAGCACACCGGCTCGGCTCCATCGCTGCTCGCCGGTGCCGGCTTCGACACGGCGCGGCTGCTGGCCCTAGCGGATGCAGCACCGTTGCCCCTGTCTGCTGATGGCACCAACGACGCCATGGGTTGGCTGGATCCGGATCAGGAGGTCGTCCAGATTTGCGAGGCCTTCGATCGGCGTCGACGCGGAGAGCCTTTACTCCTGGAAGCTGCGGCCAGTGATTCCCGCTTCCGTGCCGGCCAGGCCCCGTCCGGTCAGGCCATTGCCGGTCTGATCGAATGAGGTCTGGGGATCCAACCTCGAGATGCTGCGCCTGAGTGAGTTGAAACTGCCCCTCGATCACGGGGAGGAGGCACTGCAGGAGGCGGTTCTCAAGCGCCTGCGGATACCGCCAGACCGTCTTTTGAGCCACACCTTGGTCAAGCGCAGTGTCGATGCGCGTCGCCGCGACAGGATTCAGTTGATCTACAGCGTGGATGTGCAGGTCAAGGGTGAGGCGGCCTTGCTGCAGCGCATCGGCAACAAAGGTCGGGTGCGTCCCGCACCGGACACCCGCTACCGGCCGGTCGGTCGTGCTCCGGATGGCTTCCCATTGGAGACGGTCGAGCGGCCGGTGGTGGTGGGAGCGGGCCCCTGCGGCTATTTCGCGGCCTTGCTGTTGGCGCAGATGGGCTTCCGGCCGCTGTTGCTGGAACGGGGCGAGTCGGTGAAGCAGCGCACCCTGCAGACCTTCGGCTTCTGGCGGGGCACCAGCCCCTTCAACCCGGAATCCAACGCCCAATTCGGTGAGGGGGGGGCCGGCACCTTCTCGGACGGCAAGCTGTACAGCCAGGTGAGCGATCCTGAGCACTACGGCCGCAAGGTGCTGGAGGAGCTGGTGGCCTGTGGCGCCAGCGAAGAGATCTTGACGCTGCATCGACCCCACATCGGCACCTTCAAACTCGCCACCGTGGTGCGCGGCCTTCGGGCGCGGATTGAAGCGCTGGGGGGTGAGGTGCGGTTCAACAGTCGTGTGGAGCGCCTGCAGCTCAGTGCCAGCACCGGTGAAAAGCCCCATCAACTCGAGGGGGTGGTGCTGGCTGACGGTGCGGAGATCCCTTGCCGCCATCTGGTGCTGGCCCCGGGGCATTCGGCGCGGGACTGCTTTGAAATGCTGGAGGAGGTTGGTGTGCAGCTGCAGCGCAAGCCGTTTTCGGTGGGTGTGCGGATTGAGCATCCGCAGCATCTGATCGATGCAGCCCGGTGGGGGGAGGCGGCCGGCCATCCGCGTCTCGGGGCGGCCGAGTACAAGCTGGTGCACCATGCCGAGAACGGACGCTGCGTCTACAGCTTCTGCATGTGTCCCGGTGGATTTGTCGTGGGTGCCACCTCGGAAGAGGGCCGGGTCGTGACCAACGGCATGAGTCAGCATTCTCGTAATGAGCGAAACGCCAACAGCGGCTTGGTCGTGGCCCTGGATGCAGACGACCTTGCCCCGTTTGAACGTTTTCCCGGGGACCCGTTGGCGGGAATAGCCCTGCAACGGGATCTCGAGCAGCGTGCCTTCCAGCTTGGGGGCAGCACCTATGCCGCTCCAGCGCAGCGGCTGGAGGATTTTCTCCTCGCCCGTTCGTCAACCCGCCTTGGCGCCATCGCAGCGTCGTATCAACCGGGCGTGCATCCTGCCGATCTGACCGATCTTCTTCCCGCTCCGATCGTTGAGGCGTTGCGCGAGGCGTTGCCGGCTTTTGCCCGCAAGCTGAGGGGCTACGACCACCCCGATGCTGTGCTCACCGGCGTCGAAACCCGCACGTCATCGCCCGTTCGCATACCCAGGGATGACGCACTGGAATCCCTCAATGTGAGGGGTCTGGTGCCGGCGGGGGAGGGGGCGGGCTACGCCGGCGGCATCCTTTCGGCTGGAATCGATGGCATTCGGGCCGCTGAAGCCTTAGTCCTCCAAATCCTGGGGACTGTCCCTCAGTCCCCTTGACCCTCACCCGACTCGGCGATCAATACCCTGCAAAGGGTGTGGAGGAGTGATGCACCACGATGCGTAGAGCCCCCTCGTCATCACGCACGTAGCCGAAGGTCTTATCGACCTTGCTGGTGGTGCCATCGGCTGCTTCCAGATGAACCCAGCCCATGGCATTGGCGGTGTTCCCAAAACTCTGAATCACGAAAATTTCAGGCTCACATTTCACCCAGGGGCTCCGCTTGGCCCCGGGGGTACCAATGGCAAAGCCGGAGTCGCCGAAGGCCGGATCGTCCCCGACGAAATACGACACAGCACCACTGCGGGTGTCGCGGAAGGTGACGTCACCTTTGGCCCAGGTCGGCTTGAAGGCCACGGGACCGAACTGATAGCCGTAGGCCGCATCAATGACTTCGCCTGCCAGGGGTTTGGATTTGGCCAGACCGCCCTTTTTATGGGTTTTGCTGATGGTGATAAGGGCCTCGCACCAGGCGTCCTGGGCGGCCTTCACCTCGCTCACCTTGATGGTTTCCGACATCACGGCCGGCTTGGCATCAGCGGCAACTCCACAAACAAACAGAGGAGCGACGGATGCCGCACTCGCCAAACCCAGGCGAAGCATCGATTGGAACATCGTGAAAGGTCAAATGCCTTCTCAAACTGGCCTGCAGCTCAAGGCTCGTCAGCCTTTGCCATCAAACCGTGATTTGAAGGTTCAGGTTGGGGCTTGCGCCACGATTCCACTCCACTGCACGGCTTTCACCTGATCGCGTCGCCATGAATGGAACAGCTCGGGTTCACTGACGGTGCAAAGCGGGCAGTGGGAGATTCGTTCGCCGGCGATTCCCGCCTGTTGGAGTTGCAACCGGGCAGCGGCACGGATGTCCAGACGATGCCGCCCCGGTTGCTCATCCGTTGAGACGGCTCCGCGTTCCGACAGGTCAACATCGCCTGGGATGGCGGCGGCGATGGCCTGCACCACCTCATCGCCCACCTGGTAACGCGGCCCGCTCACGGCAGGCCCCAGGGCAATGACCAGATCCTCCCGCCGGGCACCCTGCTCCACCAGGCGATCCAGGGCTGTGATCAGGATTCCAGCGGCCACGCCTCGCCAGCCGGCATGGCAGGCCGCCGCATGCCCGGTGCCTGGATCCGCGATCAGCACCGGCGTGCAGTCGGCGCCGCACACCCAGAGGCTTTGCCCTCCGCGATCACTCACAAGGCCGTCGCCTTTAGGCCAGGGATCCTGACGGGCATCACTGGCGTTCAGCACGATTCCACTGTGCACCTGCTGGGGACGATGGACACTGATGCCGGCGCTGATGTAGCCAGCTAATTCATCGGGTCCGCGGCCATGCCACAGCCGGGTGAAGAACCCATGCTCGAAGCCTTGTTCGTGTAGCAGATCGCTCTGGAGGTAATACCCCCCATAGCAACCGACCCAGGTCCAGCCCTTCAACGTGTTGAAGCTGCTGTCTGGTCGATCAAATGGCCCGTCTTTCATCAGCCCTGCAATCAGGCCATCGGGATGTCCCGCAGCATCCAGAAGCCGCCAAAGGTCTGCTCCTCTGGGCTGGCCTGGATGGCGATGAATTGCAGACCGCGCACCTGCTGTTGTGAGGTCGTCAGTGCTTCTGCGATTTCAGCGGCAACCCCAGGTTCCAGGTCACTCACCAGCCAGCGGTCGTCCTGACCGGCTTCCAACACCAGTTGCCGGTCTTCAACGGTCATTCGTACTGGTTCGAGACCGCCCAACCAGCCCGCCATAGCGAGGGAGCGGCTCTGGCTGAACAGTCGTAAACCCGGGACGGAAGCATCGGGATCGATGCCATCGGGCACCGGCAGAAGCCCGCTGAAACTCATCGGCCATTCCGCTGCCTCCAGCAACAGGCTTGCCGGCAAGGCAGCCCAGCTCCAGGCATCCCCTTGAACCTCCTCCGGGAGCGGCACCGGCGGCGTTGGGACAGGGGCCGGAGCAGGGGCGAGGGGGCCGGCCATGAAGCCCTCCTCTTGCGGGTACACCTCCCGTTCGCGTTGTTGCAGCCAATCGAGCAAGGCAAACGTGCGGCGACTTGGAATCACCTCGAGGTCTTGTTCTGCCGCGGCACGCTGCACCATGGTGCGCATGGAACTGCGCCAGCAGCGCAGGCGTAGGGGGGATCCCCAGCCTCCGCTGGCGGACATCTCCTTGGCTTCCGCCATGGCTTGGCTCAGCCACAGTGAATTCACCTCGCCGGAGGGACACACCTTGGCGAAGCGAAAGGGTGGTGCGTCGCTGCTCGCCGGCGGCGTGGAGGTGATCAGCAGTTCCCAGCGCTTGCGGCCATCGGCCTCCAGGATCGGTCGGGAGTAGAAGTCGAGTTCCCAGTCTTCAGAGGCTGTCAGGGCAGCAGTGCTCATCCGGCGGATTGCTCCTGCTGCTTCAGCATGTTTTGTGCCCGGCTGGCACGATCGGCGGCTTCAGCCATCACTTTGTCTTTTTCAATCAAGAGCTCGCCGGGGGGGCCTTCGAGAAGGGCTGTGTTGAGGCCAATGCGTCCGCGTCCCGGGTCCAGTTCCGTGATCAGGGCGGACACCCGGTCGCCCTGATCAAACACCTCACGGATCGAGCGCAGGCTGCCGTTGGTGATCGCTGATTGGTGCAGCAGTCCGCTGATGCCACCGAGGTCGATGAACAGGCCGTAGGGCTTCACAGCAGCAACTTGGCCTTCCACCAATTGACCCACTTCCAGATCTTGAAAGCGTTCAGCGACGGCGGCACGTTTTTCAGACATCACCAGCTTGCGGGTTTCGGAATTGACCTCGATGAAGGCCACGCCCAGGGTCTTGCCCACCAGCTCCTGGTGATTCTCACCGTTTTGTAGTTGAGAGCGGGGAATGAAGCCCCGAAGCCCTTCGAGATCGCAGGTGACACCACCGCGGTTGAAGCCATTCACGATGACCTGAACCACTTTTCCCTGCTTCTCCATGTCCTTCACCCGGTCCCAGCTCTTGCGCAACTCCAGGGCGCGGCAGCTGATCGTGACCATTCCATCAGCGTTCTGCTCACGGGTCACCAGAACTTCAACTTCCAGGCCCTTGGGGAAGCGCTCGCGGAAGTTGGTGATGACGCCGAGGCCCGCCTCGCTCTTGGGCATGTAGCCCGGAGCCTTGCCGCCGATATCCACATACACGCCATCGTTTTCGATGCCGATCACGTTGCCCTTGATCACTTCCCCGGTCGTGCCGACTGGTGCGTTCTCGTCGAGGGCGGCGAGGAACGCTTCTTCGTCGAAATCGAAATCGTCAACGCTGCGCGGTTGATTGCGCTGCTCTTTCTTGGGCTTGCTATCCGGCGCACCCATCAGGTCAGCCATGGTCATGCCTTCCATGCCGCCCATGTCGAAACGGGCGTCGTCGTCCGTGCTTCGAGAGGTGGCTGACTCCTGTTGCACCGGCCGTGGCGGTGTGGCGAGACCGGCACGTTCCTCAAGGATGCGTGCTTTTTCCGCCGCTGCTTCAGCCGCCGCGCGAGCTTCTGCAGCCTCCAGCTCAAGCTTTTCCTGCTCTTCGCGGCGATTGATCTGCATCACCTGCAGCGGTTTGGTCGCTGCCGGCTTGGGTGCCTTCGGGCGGTTGGGCTGCGGGCTGCCGGCTGCGGGCATGGACCATCGGGGTCGTCGATCGCCCATTTTGACAGGCTGGGCTGGGATCAGCATCCCCATGCCTGTGCAACTCCATGGATCAGCCCCGCAAGCGATTTGATCAGCTGACATGGCCTGAGGCCAGAAACGCTGCCTCTCGGCCTGGTGCCACGGTGATCTGGCCGTTTGGAGCCCTTGAGCAACACGGCCCCCAGCTGCCCCTGGCGACGGATGCCGTGTTCGCTGAAGGCATCCTGGATTCGGTTCTGTCTGGGCTTGATCCCGGTCTACCGCTGTGGCGGTTGCCTTGTCAGGCCATCGGCTTTTCGCCTGAGCATCAGAACTTTCCCGGCACCCTCAGTCTTTCGGCTTCTCTCATTCTTGATCTGGTCGAGCAGGTGGGCATGCAATTGGCGGCGATGGGGATGCAGCGCCTCGTTTTGTTCAATGCCCACGGCGGCCAAATCGGTTTGTTGCAGGTTGCGGCCCGCCAGCTGCGGGCCCGCAGCCCGTCGCTGGCTGTTCTTCCCTGCTTCCTTTGGAGTGGTGTGGACGGGTTGGCTGATCTGCTGCGAGAAGAGGAGTTGCTCCATGGCTTGCATGCCGGGCAAGCCGAAACCAGCTTGATGTTGCAGCTCGAGCCAGACCTGGTCGGGTCAGCCCGCCCTGTGGATGGACTTGTATCGTCTGGCTCCTCTCAGGAACCGCCGGAGGGGTGGAGCCTCGAAGGGGCGGCACCCTGCGCTTGGCTCACCGACGATCTCAGTGCAACGGGCGTGATCGGGGATGCGCGTGAGGCATCGGCAGGCCTGGGCCGCCGCTTGGAGGAACGTCTTATTCGCCATTGGCAGGCGCGTTTTCAGACCCTTATGGCGAGTGACTGGCCCCCCTCCCAAAGCCTGCTCAGCTAACCGTCCAAGGGCCCGTCCAAGTGCTGAAGTTTGGACGCATGTGTCCCCAACTCTTGGGGCACTGGTTATTGTCAGTCCCACTTAAGTGGTAGCAAGCGTCCTATGACGACCCTCAACGCACCTGAAGCACCTGTGCTGGAGGGCCAAGACGCACTGCCCGATTTCACAACCGCTGCCTACAAGGACGCCTACAGCCGGATCAACGCCATCGTGATCGAGGGCGAGCAGGAAGCTCACGACAACTACATTTCTCTCGGGACGCTGATCCCCGACCAGGCTGAGGAGCTCAAGCGCCTGGCACGGATGGAAATGAAGCACATGAAGGGCTTCACCTCCTGCGGCCGGAACCTGGGCGTTGAAGCTGACCTTCCTTTTGCCAAGAAGTTCTTCGAACCGCTTCACGGCAACTTCCAAGCTGCGCTCAAGGAAGGCAAGGTGGTTACTTGCCTGTTGATCCAGGCTCTGTTGATCGAAGCATTTGCCATTTCCGCATATCACATTTATATCCCCGTAGCTGATCCCTTCGCTCGCAAGATCACTGAGGGTGTTGTTAAAGATGAGTACACACATCTGAACTACGGCCAGGAATGGCTGAAGGCCAACTTCGAAACCAGCAAAGATGAGCTGTTCGAAGCAAACAAGGCCAACCTTCCCCTAATCCGCTCGATGCTGGAAGACGTGGCTGCTGATGCTGCCGTCCTCCATATGGAAAAGGAAGACCTAATCGAAGACTTCCTGATCGCCTACCAGGAAGCTTTGGGTGAAATCGGCTTCACCTCCCGTGATATCGCCCGGATGGCGGCGGCAGCTCTGGCCGTTTAAACCAGTTCGGGACCCCATTGACGCCGGTTTTTCGACAGGCACGTTGCCGTCGATACCGGTTGGCGTGGGAGCATGGTCCCTCGAGGTGTTCTTTGAGACGTCAGCAGTAGGGCATGTTTGGTCTGATCGGACATTCAACGAGTTTTGAGGCCGCTCGCCGCAAGGCAATGGAACTCGGTTTCGATCACATTTCGGACGGAGATCTCGATGTGTGGTGCAGCGCACCTCCGCAGCTTGTGGAGCATGTTGAAGTCACCAGTCCAACGGGCACGACCATCGAGGGTGCCTACATCGACTCCTGCTTCGTGCCCGAGATGCTGAGCCGTTTCAAGACGGCTCGCCGCAAGGTGCTCAACGCGATGGAACTTGCCCAGAAGAAGGGCATCAACATCACTGCCCTGGGCGGTTTCACCTCAATTATTTTCGAGAATTTCAACCTGCTGCAGCACCAGACGGTGCGCAGCACCACCCTGGATTGGCAGCGGTTCACCACCGGGAACACCCACACGGCCTGGGTGATCTGCCGCCAGGTGGAGAACAACGCCCCAACCCTCGGTATCGACCTCAGTAAGGCCAAGGTCGCTGTTGTTGGCGCGACCGGTGACATCGGCTCCGCCGTCTGCCGTTGGCTTCAGGCGCGTACAGGCGTCGAAGAACTGTTGTTGGTGGCGCGTCAGCAGCAACCGTTGCTGGACCTGCAACAGGAACTCGGCAGTGGAAGGATCCTGACGCTCGATGAGGCTCTGCCGGAAGCGGATGTGGTCGTCTGGGTGGCGAGCATGCCCCGGACCCTTGAGATCGACCACAACAGTTTGAAGAAGCCTTGTTTGATGATTGACGGGGGCTACCCCAAGAATCTGAATACCAAGGTCGCTGGTGGCGGCATCCACGTGTTGAAGGGTGGAATCGTTGAGTTCTGCCGCGACATCGGTTGGTCGATGATGGCCATCGCCGAGATGGAGAAACCTCAGCGCCAGATGTTTGCTTGCTTTGCAGAAGCGATGCTGCTCGAATTCGAGCGCTGTCACACCAACTTCAGCTGGGGGCGCAACAACATCACCCTCGAGAAGATGGATTTCATCGGTGCGGCATCGGTCCGCCATGGGTTCAGCACCCTGAACCTCCATCCCAACCTGCAGGCCACTGCCGCCTGATCCCCGGAGAGCCATGCCCCGTCGCCCCCTGCTTGAGTTCGAAAAACCGCTCGTCGAGCTGGAGCAGCAGATTGAGCAAATCCGCCAGTTGGCCAGGGATTCGGAAGTTGACGTGTCGCAGCAGCTGCAGCAGCTGGAGACCCTCGCAGCCCGTCGGCGTCAGGAGATCTTTCAGGGGTTGACTCCCGCCCAGAAGATTCAGGTCGCCCGCCATCCTCAGCGTCCGAGCACGCTGGATTTCATTCAGATGTTCTGTGACGACTGGGTCGAACTGCATGGAGACCGTCGTGGCAATGACGATCAGGCGTTGATTGGCGGCGTCGGACGGGTGGGTGATCGACCGATCATGTTGATCGGCCATCAGAAAGGACGCGACACCAAGGAAAACGTCGCCCGCAATTTCGGGATGGCCGCTCCGGGTGGCTACCGCAAAGCGATGCGGTTGATGGACCACGCCGATCGCTTTCGCTTGCCGATCCTCACTTTTATCGATACTCCCGGTGCCTATGCCGGACTCGAAGCTGAGGAGCAGGGCCAGGGTGAAGCAATCGCCGTCAACCTGCGGGAGATGTTCCGCTTGCGCGTTCCGGTGATCGCCACTGTGATCGGCGAGGGTGGTTCCGGCGGTGCGTTAGGGATCGGGGTGGCGGATCGATTGCTGATGTTCGAGCACAGCGTCTACACCGTTGCCAGCCCTGAAGCCTGTGCCTCCATCCTTTGGCGTGATGCGGCAAAGGCGCCGGACGCAGCGGCAGCCTTGCGGATCACCGGTCGCGATTTGTTGGAGCTGGGGGTGGTGGATGAGGTTCTCGAGGAGCCTTCCGGTGGCAACAACTGGGCGCCGTTGGAAGCCGGTGAGATCTTGCGGGCGGCGATCGAGCGGCATCTGGATGACTTGCTCAGCCTGTCAGAACAGCAATTGCGAGATGCCCGTTACTCCAAATTCAGGGCTATGGGGCGTTTTCTCGAAAAAACTTCACAGGATGTCGAGAAAGCAGCTTAAGGTGTCGTGGTTTGCTAACGGTTTTTGCCAACGGCTCTAATTACGGGTGCGAGTCGAGGCATTGGTCGCCGCACAGCTGAGCTCCTGGCTCAACAAGGCTGGGACCTGCTTCTGACGGCCCGCAGTGCCGATCAACTTGATCAGCTCGGTGAACAGCTCAGGGATCAGGGCGTCTCCGTGGCGTCTACTGCCATTGATCTGACCCAACCTGATGCGATCGCTTCAGCGATGGCCGACCTGCAGCAGCAGGGGGCTACACCTGCGGTGTTGATCAACAACGCGGGTGCCGCTTACACCGGCGACCTTCTGGCCATGCCGCTGGAGCGTTGGCAATGGCTGTTACAGCTGAATGTCACCAGCGTGATGCAAGTTTGTTCAGCAGTTGTTCCCTCCATGCGAAAGCACGGCGGACTGGTGATCAACATCAGCAGCCATGCCGCCCGCAATGCCTTCCCCCAATGGGGCGCGTATTGCGTGACCAAGGCTGCTTTGGCCAGCTTCACCCGCTGTCTGGCCGAAGAAGAGCGTGGCCATGGCATTCGTGCCTGCACCCTCACTCTCGGAGCCGTCAATACTCCGCTGTGGGACGCGGAAACCGTACAAAGCGATTTCGATCGTCGTGCCATGCTCTCTGTCGATCAGGCAGCAGAAACACTGGCGAATCTGGCGATGCAACCCAGCAACCAGTTGATCGAAGACCTCACCCTTATGCCGGCAGCCGGCGCCTTCTGAGCGAGCACTATGACCTCCACAGTCCCTTTCGTTTCCAACGGCGTCGCCAACAGCAATGGCAATGGCCGCAGCAGCTTGAGTCCAAAGATTTCAGCGCGGATTCGTGAACGCCTGAGAGAAGCAGGTGCGTCTTTCCTGGCCAATGACAACATTGCCGATCACCTCCTGCCTGGTGAATTGGATCAATTGCAGGTTGAAGTCGCTGACAAAGTTCGCGACCTGCTGCGCAGCTTGGTGATTGACATCGAGAACGACCACAACACTCACGAGACGGCGGAGCGGGTCGCCAAGATGTACCTCCAGGAAGTGTTCAAAGGGCGCTATCAACAGCAACCCAAGGTGGCCAGCTTCCCGAATGTGAAGCAGCTGGATGAGATCTACACCGTTGGACCGATCACGGTGCGTTCCGCCTGTTCCCACCACCTGGTGCCGATCATGGGCAACTGCTGGATCGGAATCAAGCCTGGCTCCCGCGTGATCGGTCTGTCCAAGTTCACCCGCGTGG
The Synechococcus sp. PROS-U-1 DNA segment above includes these coding regions:
- a CDS encoding GIVxVP protein — its product is MADNRVARGIVLVPCLLLGGAFLATAAWGQGAAAENRTLAIGIGAGLLLAGWLSQLGGASEGSVTKPDESDSNP
- the ilvB gene encoding biosynthetic-type acetolactate synthase large subunit, with protein sequence MTLTSASSAVTGKQAGNGGERISGATALMDALRRHGVDTIFGYPGGAILPIYDALHIAESEGWVKHILVRHEQAGTHAADAYARATGKVGVCFGTSGPGATNLVTGIATAQMDSVPMVVITGQVPRPAIGTDAFQETDIFGITLPIVKHSWVVRDPADLASIVAQAFLIAASGRPGPVLIDIPKDVGQEMFDYVPVEPGSIVPQGFRKPQPPRDEPILSALELIAEAECPLLYVGGGAISASAHDSLRVIAERFQIPVTSTLMGKGAFDENDPLSVGMLGMHGTAYANFAVTECDLLIAVGARFDDRVTGKLDTFAPRARVVHFEIDPAEIGKTRRPDVAVLGDLGLSVARLVELSLQREVQPRTAPWLKRIAEWKQTYPLTVPPSEGALYPQEVLLAVRDLAPNAIVTTDVGQHQMWAAQYLRNGPRGWISSAGLGTMGYGMPAAMGAQVACPDRQVVCIAGDASILMNIQELGTLAAYNLPVKVVIVNNHWQGMVRQWQESFYEERYSASDMLNGMPDFVALARSFGVDGVHIRERQSLRGDLEAALNAPGPMLIDVHVRRGENCYPMVPPGKSNAEMVGLPAPMPSLNTTTP
- a CDS encoding nuclease encodes the protein MIRFVLTGLLLLLCAAPVQAAEVLQVRNSSLLQVGDRNRTYTVVLACAAVDASREAEATAWLRQELPRRRRVNLRPIGSSEGQLKARVTPIGAERDLSTGLIAAGLASDSCGANG
- the pgeF gene encoding peptidoglycan editing factor PgeF produces the protein MKDGPFDRPDSSFNTLKGWTWVGCYGGYYLQSDLLHEQGFEHGFFTRLWHGRGPDELAGYISAGISVHRPQQVHSGIVLNASDARQDPWPKGDGLVSDRGGQSLWVCGADCTPVLIADPGTGHAAACHAGWRGVAAGILITALDRLVEQGARREDLVIALGPAVSGPRYQVGDEVVQAIAAAIPGDVDLSERGAVSTDEQPGRHRLDIRAAARLQLQQAGIAGERISHCPLCTVSEPELFHSWRRDQVKAVQWSGIVAQAPT
- a CDS encoding NAD(P)/FAD-dependent oxidoreductase — encoded protein: MLRLSELKLPLDHGEEALQEAVLKRLRIPPDRLLSHTLVKRSVDARRRDRIQLIYSVDVQVKGEAALLQRIGNKGRVRPAPDTRYRPVGRAPDGFPLETVERPVVVGAGPCGYFAALLLAQMGFRPLLLERGESVKQRTLQTFGFWRGTSPFNPESNAQFGEGGAGTFSDGKLYSQVSDPEHYGRKVLEELVACGASEEILTLHRPHIGTFKLATVVRGLRARIEALGGEVRFNSRVERLQLSASTGEKPHQLEGVVLADGAEIPCRHLVLAPGHSARDCFEMLEEVGVQLQRKPFSVGVRIEHPQHLIDAARWGEAAGHPRLGAAEYKLVHHAENGRCVYSFCMCPGGFVVGATSEEGRVVTNGMSQHSRNERNANSGLVVALDADDLAPFERFPGDPLAGIALQRDLEQRAFQLGGSTYAAPAQRLEDFLLARSSTRLGAIAASYQPGVHPADLTDLLPAPIVEALREALPAFARKLRGYDHPDAVLTGVETRTSSPVRIPRDDALESLNVRGLVPAGEGAGYAGGILSAGIDGIRAAEALVLQILGTVPQSP
- a CDS encoding amino acid ABC transporter substrate-binding protein, giving the protein MSKPEWRRWPWLSWCVVAATLIGCQSIVASGLNRPRLAVLLPMGHRDAHVRQDFLQGFRLGQSSVEACGESFPLVAWHGLNSGEEPDAQLMPSRELKLLVAPPSADLRAFAALAVERDLTVLLPFQRGQSLDTLRGLEGRSRLWPIVPSHQEDLKAMVAAAMKAGWGRAMVVEDPAALESTSSNAFVELFQAAGGIVESYEAEPVQRVDPSNGRRLQRFKDDMSWSWTPTVVVADAPDGPLSQQLRAEQQQGRFGGGAPRTPNWIWLSEAEGLQDAPEVPWQQLGLQHPARGEAWPDFQETFQQHTGSAPSLLAGAGFDTARLLALADAAPLPLSADGTNDAMGWLDPDQEVVQICEAFDRRRRGEPLLLEAAASDSRFRAGQAPSGQAIAGLIE